In Phreatobacter stygius, a genomic segment contains:
- a CDS encoding LysR family transcriptional regulator: MRVKTYPQLDGEALALLQARVATLGSKAAAARELGVSRTAVSSALSGSYVGDTKHLRAKIVEAFADQVFCPHLDRALAPTTCKTFRERDIGACTGSRDDVKHWQACQGCPQNPASRSGAGVRTAEAA; this comes from the coding sequence ATGCGCGTGAAGACCTATCCCCAGTTGGACGGCGAGGCGCTGGCCTTGTTGCAGGCCCGCGTCGCAACCCTCGGCTCGAAGGCCGCAGCGGCGCGCGAGCTTGGTGTGTCGCGGACAGCCGTGTCATCGGCGCTGTCCGGCAGCTACGTCGGAGACACCAAGCACCTTCGGGCGAAGATCGTCGAGGCCTTCGCCGACCAGGTGTTCTGCCCTCACCTCGATCGGGCACTGGCGCCGACCACTTGCAAGACTTTCCGCGAGCGCGACATCGGCGCCTGCACCGGATCGCGGGACGACGTGAAGCACTGGCAGGCCTGCCAGGGCTGCCCGCAGAACCCGGCCAGCAGATCTGGCGCCGGTGTCCGCACTGCGGAGGCCGCATGA
- a CDS encoding MarR family transcriptional regulator — MSTPHQIAVMGAIGRQSINIDQLADALPVSRKGISSAVGRLVARGYVERLEIGVYRLTVSGQEALGDGSARRFTHYRTRKDRICPDSLRQRAWKAMRLQIRFAIGDIVTLAARPNDRNPENALNRWFKALTRTGHIVELPVRARGAAPTSNGFKQWRLVRDTGDIAPSLRGDGSVVDRNTGEVFPCA, encoded by the coding sequence ATGAGCACCCCTCACCAGATCGCGGTGATGGGCGCGATCGGCCGGCAGTCCATCAACATCGACCAGCTCGCCGATGCACTCCCTGTGTCGCGCAAGGGCATTTCCTCCGCGGTCGGCCGGCTGGTCGCCCGCGGCTACGTCGAGCGCCTCGAAATCGGGGTCTATCGGTTGACCGTGTCGGGGCAGGAAGCTCTGGGAGACGGTTCGGCCCGCCGGTTCACGCACTATCGGACGCGCAAGGACCGCATCTGCCCCGACAGCCTGCGCCAGCGGGCCTGGAAGGCGATGCGCCTGCAGATCCGATTTGCGATCGGCGACATCGTCACGCTGGCCGCTCGCCCGAACGACCGGAACCCGGAGAACGCCCTGAACCGCTGGTTCAAGGCTCTGACCCGAACCGGTCACATTGTCGAACTGCCCGTCCGCGCCCGGGGTGCCGCGCCAACCTCGAACGGCTTCAAGCAGTGGCGGCTGGTGCGTGACACCGGCGACATTGCGCCGAGCCTGCGTGGCGACGGCTCCGTTGTCGACCGCAACACCGGCGAGGTCTTCCCATGCGCGTGA
- a CDS encoding AAA family ATPase, giving the protein MRNSFVETANVNRFSTALTALERRGAQEACLMVVDGLPGLGKTTALHRWAAQTGAIYVRAKKEWTPSWFLNDLLAQFRITPGHSYQRRYSQALEAMLQQQSSLTLQKRTFAVVIDEADHISRSGRIMESIRDFSDMGDIVFVLVGMGKIRDNLTAFPQVASRIAQYVRFEHATKSDVRAFYDRICEVPVADDVVDFTHSVTAGFNREIKEALATVERFGRRNGAAEGKPVQLGHLSGQVLVNDRRTGAPIVVPGGL; this is encoded by the coding sequence ATGAGAAACTCCTTCGTGGAAACCGCCAACGTCAATCGCTTCTCGACGGCGCTCACGGCGCTTGAGCGGCGCGGCGCCCAGGAAGCCTGCCTGATGGTGGTCGATGGCCTGCCCGGCCTCGGCAAGACGACGGCCTTGCACCGCTGGGCGGCCCAGACTGGCGCGATCTATGTGCGCGCCAAGAAAGAGTGGACGCCGAGCTGGTTCCTCAACGACCTGCTCGCGCAGTTCCGCATCACGCCCGGCCATAGCTACCAAAGGCGCTATTCCCAGGCCCTTGAGGCGATGCTGCAACAGCAGTCGAGCCTGACGCTGCAGAAGCGTACTTTCGCGGTGGTTATTGACGAGGCCGACCACATCTCGCGGTCCGGCCGGATCATGGAGAGCATCCGCGACTTCTCGGACATGGGCGACATCGTCTTCGTCCTGGTCGGCATGGGCAAGATCCGCGACAACCTGACGGCCTTCCCGCAGGTCGCCAGCCGCATCGCCCAATATGTGCGGTTCGAGCACGCCACCAAGAGTGATGTCCGCGCCTTCTATGACCGGATTTGCGAAGTGCCGGTGGCAGACGACGTCGTCGACTTCACCCACTCCGTGACCGCCGGCTTCAATCGCGAGATCAAGGAGGCGCTCGCCACGGTGGAACGTTTCGGCCGTCGCAACGGCGCCGCCGAGGGCAAGCCGGTTCAGCTCGGCCACCTCTCCGGCCAGGTGCTGGTCAACGACCGCCGCACCGGCGCGCCGATCGTGGTTCCGGGAGGCCTGTGA
- a CDS encoding Mu transposase C-terminal domain-containing protein, with product MTVSSWLAASEIASARLPGLPTSRSKAKDFIARIRADRPDLVRPRAGRGGGYEVSADALPDVARSEIVARAQKTALTDPAAPSQELIDAHEADKRQMASRGTGDLTAHQREVMEARAAVLMAIDARCLASGLGRRPTVLSFLQAVADGQLDPAEMDMVCKANDRRGDVRTLARSTIYAWFAVRADRGIIALAPGQRAKEALPAWFDDFLRLYAKPSKPSIAEALRDFNRSVAPGTAQPTEAQVRRCLAKMPELERMKGRVGKLAMRTRLAYTARDFEDLLPTSVYVADGKTFDAEVSHPIHGGPFRPELTTIIDAGTRRVVGWSAALDENTFGVVDALRRACAGAGVPAIFYTDRGPGYRNKAMDAPLTGFMARAGITPMRALPYNSQAKGVVERLNQIYTGAAKRLPTYIGRDMDKEAKLLVFKTTRRDLAITGTSRLLPGWDAFLEHVEAEIADYNGRPHSGLPRIRDPQIARTRHMTPNEMWAAKVEGFEPIIPDQAELDDMFRPYVLRRTRRALVEWLGNSYFAPALEPLDGQDVVIGYDIRDASRVWVRTIEEIDGERVPGRLIAVATFEGHKTRYVPVSYEQAAMEKRHQARRARLERKIDAVDRELSPAAILDMRPAAPMPTLADRDGALVNVGAVELAASPEPVQKIVSINGRPLFPDDVAFARWVAENPSRVTEVDREYLRDLILTHSTNELLRMSGLDLVRLRSIARNELDHPERAERSA from the coding sequence ATGACTGTGTCATCCTGGCTTGCCGCTTCGGAGATTGCGTCAGCCCGATTGCCGGGACTGCCAACATCTCGCTCCAAAGCCAAAGACTTCATTGCGCGCATCCGAGCCGATCGTCCCGACCTCGTTCGTCCCCGCGCCGGCCGCGGCGGCGGATATGAGGTCTCGGCCGATGCGTTGCCCGACGTTGCACGTTCCGAAATCGTGGCCCGTGCACAGAAGACCGCGCTGACGGACCCCGCCGCCCCCAGCCAGGAACTGATCGACGCTCACGAGGCGGACAAGCGTCAGATGGCCTCGCGCGGCACCGGCGATCTGACGGCCCATCAGCGTGAAGTCATGGAGGCCCGCGCCGCCGTTCTGATGGCGATCGACGCCCGCTGTTTGGCCAGCGGCCTCGGCCGCAGGCCCACCGTGTTGTCCTTCCTGCAAGCGGTGGCCGATGGCCAGCTCGATCCGGCCGAGATGGACATGGTCTGCAAGGCGAACGATCGCCGTGGCGATGTCCGGACCCTGGCGCGCTCGACCATCTATGCGTGGTTCGCCGTACGGGCCGATCGCGGCATCATCGCCTTGGCGCCGGGCCAACGGGCGAAGGAGGCCCTGCCGGCCTGGTTCGACGATTTCCTGCGGCTCTACGCCAAGCCGTCCAAACCGTCGATCGCCGAGGCCCTGCGCGACTTCAACAGATCGGTCGCCCCTGGCACTGCGCAGCCAACTGAGGCGCAGGTTCGTCGTTGCCTCGCCAAGATGCCCGAGCTGGAGCGCATGAAGGGCCGCGTGGGCAAGCTCGCCATGCGCACACGGCTCGCCTATACGGCGCGTGACTTCGAAGACCTGCTGCCGACTTCGGTCTATGTCGCGGATGGAAAGACGTTCGATGCCGAGGTCAGTCATCCGATCCACGGCGGGCCGTTCCGACCTGAGCTGACCACCATCATCGACGCCGGCACCCGCCGCGTTGTCGGCTGGTCGGCAGCACTCGACGAAAACACCTTTGGCGTGGTCGACGCATTGCGCCGCGCCTGCGCCGGCGCCGGTGTTCCGGCCATCTTCTATACCGACCGTGGCCCGGGCTATCGCAACAAGGCGATGGACGCGCCGCTGACCGGCTTCATGGCCCGCGCTGGCATCACGCCGATGCGCGCGCTCCCCTACAATTCCCAGGCTAAGGGCGTCGTCGAGCGCCTCAACCAGATCTACACCGGCGCGGCAAAGCGCCTGCCGACCTATATCGGCCGCGACATGGATAAGGAGGCGAAGCTCCTCGTCTTCAAGACCACGCGCCGCGACCTCGCCATCACCGGCACATCCCGCCTGCTCCCCGGATGGGATGCCTTCCTCGAGCACGTCGAGGCCGAGATCGCCGACTACAACGGTCGGCCGCACTCGGGCTTGCCACGCATCCGCGATCCGCAGATCGCCCGCACGCGTCACATGACGCCGAACGAGATGTGGGCCGCGAAGGTTGAGGGGTTCGAGCCGATCATCCCCGACCAGGCGGAACTGGACGACATGTTCCGACCCTATGTCCTGCGCCGCACCCGCCGCGCCCTCGTCGAATGGCTGGGCAACAGCTATTTCGCACCGGCCCTGGAGCCGCTGGACGGCCAGGATGTCGTCATCGGCTACGACATTCGCGACGCCTCCAGGGTGTGGGTGCGCACGATCGAGGAAATCGACGGCGAGCGCGTGCCGGGGCGCCTGATCGCAGTCGCAACCTTCGAGGGCCACAAGACCCGCTACGTGCCGGTCTCCTACGAGCAGGCAGCCATGGAGAAGCGCCATCAGGCGCGCCGGGCACGGCTCGAACGGAAGATCGACGCGGTCGACCGCGAACTGTCGCCGGCCGCCATTCTGGACATGCGTCCAGCCGCGCCAATGCCCACGCTGGCCGATCGCGACGGTGCCTTGGTCAATGTCGGAGCGGTCGAGCTGGCCGCATCGCCCGAGCCTGTTCAGAAGATCGTCAGCATCAACGGCCGCCCGCTCTTCCCCGACGACGTCGCCTTTGCCCGGTGGGTCGCCGAGAACCCGTCCCGCGTGACCGAGGTCGATCGCGAGTATCTGCGCGACCTCATCCTAACCCACTCCACAAACGAACTGCTCCGGATGTCGGGGCTCGATCTCGTGCGCCTGCGAAGCATCGCGAGAAACGAACTCGACCATCCGGAGCGAGCGGAAAGGTCTGCATAA
- a CDS encoding helix-turn-helix domain-containing protein — protein MGKNWHRQDIIAAVRKRGSSLQRLGKEHGFARDTFNKALTARFPNAHAIIAEFIGVERHELWPQWYGPDGQMLFSARADLHTRMTLQVA, from the coding sequence ATGGGCAAGAACTGGCACCGCCAGGACATCATCGCCGCTGTTCGTAAGCGTGGGTCGTCCTTGCAGCGCCTCGGAAAGGAGCATGGCTTCGCCCGTGACACCTTCAACAAGGCGCTGACCGCCCGTTTTCCGAATGCCCATGCGATTATTGCCGAGTTCATCGGCGTCGAGCGTCATGAGCTTTGGCCACAGTGGTATGGCCCTGACGGCCAGATGCTCTTCTCAGCACGCGCGGATCTCCATACGCGCATGACGCTGCAGGTGGCCTGA
- a CDS encoding LexA family transcriptional regulator encodes MEKPLPPEEAAFVERLNAAIDRAGGATKVAPRSGVAVKTIYNWRTGVNATAALALHRIAKGCGISLDQLFGSSTIAGSGTEIPDLATYVDIPILDVVAAAGGGAENDQPNVIGRTVFARASLRNLGISPAKVIALRASGDSMFPTIADGQMVLINTDTTDLKDGAIYAIWAPHGLRLKRIQLQMDGGMLLISDNRELYTPEHIAAREANAIRFVGRAFWTERLI; translated from the coding sequence ATGGAAAAGCCGTTGCCGCCCGAAGAAGCCGCCTTTGTGGAGCGCTTAAACGCCGCGATCGATCGCGCTGGCGGTGCGACTAAGGTTGCCCCCAGATCTGGCGTGGCGGTCAAAACGATCTACAACTGGCGAACGGGCGTGAATGCCACTGCAGCCCTTGCGCTTCATCGGATTGCGAAGGGCTGCGGAATATCACTTGATCAGCTCTTCGGTTCGTCAACGATCGCCGGATCTGGAACTGAAATTCCAGATCTGGCGACCTATGTTGACATTCCGATTCTCGATGTCGTCGCGGCGGCTGGGGGCGGCGCTGAGAACGATCAGCCTAACGTCATTGGGCGAACGGTCTTCGCGCGTGCGTCGCTACGCAATCTCGGCATATCCCCGGCCAAAGTAATCGCGCTGCGGGCCAGCGGGGACAGCATGTTTCCGACCATCGCGGATGGTCAGATGGTTCTGATCAACACAGACACAACCGATCTGAAGGATGGGGCAATCTACGCGATCTGGGCTCCCCACGGGCTGCGTCTCAAGCGCATCCAACTGCAGATGGACGGCGGGATGCTTCTCATCTCGGACAACAGAGAACTCTACACCCCGGAGCACATCGCCGCGCGGGAGGCAAACGCCATCCGTTTCGTCGGTCGGGCGTTCTGGACTGAGAGGTTAATATAA
- the tsaA gene encoding tRNA (N6-threonylcarbamoyladenosine(37)-N6)-methyltransferase TrmO, whose protein sequence is MVRLNEIRAGEVTVDAPPATDAGLVFIGRIHTPWTSRLECPRLGRPDGPVCRVALFEPWLAALDGIAAFERLEVLYWMHLSRRDLVRQSPADDGVTRGTFALRSPARPNPIGTAIVTLVGIEGATLSVRGLDCLDGTPLIDLKPDRGLFTPLARPQKGDFDVGDAKPDEPA, encoded by the coding sequence ATGGTCAGGCTCAACGAAATCCGTGCAGGCGAAGTGACGGTGGATGCGCCGCCGGCGACCGATGCCGGGCTGGTCTTCATCGGCCGGATCCACACCCCCTGGACCTCGCGGCTCGAATGTCCGCGGCTCGGCCGGCCCGACGGTCCGGTCTGCCGCGTCGCGCTGTTCGAACCCTGGCTCGCGGCGCTCGACGGCATCGCCGCCTTCGAACGGCTGGAGGTGCTCTACTGGATGCATCTGTCGCGCCGCGATCTGGTGCGGCAGAGCCCCGCCGATGATGGCGTCACACGCGGCACTTTTGCGCTGCGCTCGCCGGCCCGCCCCAATCCGATCGGCACCGCCATCGTCACGCTGGTCGGCATCGAGGGCGCGACCTTGTCGGTGCGTGGGCTCGACTGCCTGGATGGCACGCCACTGATCGACCTGAAACCCGATCGCGGGCTGTTTACGCCGCTCGCCAGGCCACAGAAGGGCGACTTCGACGTCGGCGATGCCAAGCCGGACGAACCGGCGTGA
- a CDS encoding FUSC family protein, with the protein MFHRHVLVPVMVGLSAGGRAWLPYGMLAAIVGFSGDTGGQPWPRLAWMAAAVGALAIGGAIGTWVQGSPLLLCLAFALAGILYALTESAHAIALTMSRFGCFALALSALQAPLGLFDLKILAGVTLLAWLISIAWDLAAGAWRPSTVPHWRAVMLALHARELKRVTFAVATAITIPLAFLASSALGLQKPYWTMLTLVLVLRVDFLSSRRQMLDRFAGTLLGVMAAGLLAYVAPSHHAMMPALILVALLRWPAQQQHGILGVASMTAFVMLTIEITAISSGDALPLLEARILDTALGCVFALVALLLEHLLRRTVLRIRLTRRAPLI; encoded by the coding sequence GTGTTTCACCGCCACGTCCTGGTTCCGGTCATGGTCGGGCTGTCGGCCGGCGGCCGCGCCTGGCTGCCCTATGGCATGCTGGCGGCGATCGTCGGCTTCAGTGGCGATACCGGCGGCCAGCCCTGGCCACGGCTTGCCTGGATGGCCGCGGCGGTTGGCGCGCTTGCCATCGGCGGCGCCATTGGCACTTGGGTGCAAGGCTCGCCGCTGCTGCTCTGCCTCGCCTTCGCGCTCGCCGGTATCCTCTATGCGCTGACCGAAAGCGCCCATGCCATTGCGCTGACCATGTCGCGCTTCGGCTGTTTCGCACTGGCGCTGAGTGCCTTGCAGGCGCCGCTCGGCCTGTTCGATCTCAAGATCCTGGCCGGCGTCACGCTGCTGGCCTGGCTCATCTCGATCGCCTGGGATCTCGCCGCCGGCGCCTGGCGCCCTTCGACCGTGCCGCATTGGCGCGCGGTCATGCTGGCGCTGCATGCGCGGGAATTGAAGCGGGTCACCTTCGCGGTCGCTACCGCCATCACCATTCCGCTCGCCTTTCTCGCCAGCTCGGCGCTCGGCCTGCAGAAGCCCTATTGGACCATGCTCACCCTGGTCCTGGTCCTGCGCGTCGATTTTCTGTCGAGCCGCCGGCAGATGCTCGATCGTTTCGCCGGCACTTTGCTGGGCGTGATGGCCGCAGGCCTGCTCGCCTATGTCGCGCCCTCGCACCACGCGATGATGCCGGCCCTGATCCTGGTGGCCCTGCTGCGCTGGCCGGCGCAGCAGCAGCACGGCATCCTCGGTGTCGCCTCGATGACCGCCTTCGTCATGCTGACCATCGAGATCACGGCGATCTCCTCGGGTGACGCCTTGCCGCTGTTGGAGGCGCGCATTCTCGACACGGCGCTTGGCTGCGTCTTCGCGCTGGTCGCTCTGCTCCTGGAGCATCTGCTGCGCCGGACCGTGCTGCGGATCCGCCTGACCCGCCGCGCGCCGCTGATCTGA
- a CDS encoding XRE family transcriptional regulator: MPSSQDHLLGRQIAAARALIGLSKAELAAEAKITVEALRQIESASGAAVGPADAIAAVRAALEQAGAVFIPEDGLGAGVRLKFTRLETRQIGRWEGEGGRAADDDVP; the protein is encoded by the coding sequence ATGCCGAGCAGTCAGGATCATCTCTTGGGCCGCCAGATCGCGGCCGCGCGGGCTCTCATCGGCCTGAGCAAGGCGGAGCTTGCGGCCGAGGCGAAGATCACCGTGGAGGCGCTGCGCCAGATCGAATCGGCCAGCGGCGCGGCCGTCGGGCCCGCCGACGCCATCGCCGCGGTGCGGGCGGCGCTCGAGCAGGCCGGCGCCGTGTTCATCCCGGAGGACGGCCTTGGCGCCGGCGTCAGGCTGAAGTTCACCCGCCTCGAGACGCGCCAGATCGGCCGCTGGGAAGGCGAGGGCGGTCGCGCAGCCGATGACGACGTGCCCTGA
- a CDS encoding flavin reductase family protein encodes MTMRSIALDTLPDDRVYKILCSLVIPRPIALVSSMSAKGEVNAAPFSFFNVFSEAPPLVVLGLQHKPDHSAKDTTLNIQETGEFVVNLVDEALAEAMNICATDFPAEVSEIAAAGLTTAASTLVKPPRIAEAPAALECRREVSLAFGPQRELLVGRVMHVHVREDVMNERFDVDIEAYKPIGRLYGNLYTRQHDVFALNRVSYADWQASQANKRTG; translated from the coding sequence ATGACCATGCGCTCGATTGCCCTCGATACGCTGCCCGATGACCGCGTCTACAAGATCCTCTGTTCGCTGGTGATCCCCCGGCCGATTGCACTGGTCTCGTCGATGAGCGCCAAGGGCGAGGTCAATGCCGCGCCGTTCTCCTTCTTCAACGTTTTTTCCGAGGCGCCGCCGCTGGTCGTGCTCGGCCTGCAGCACAAACCGGATCATTCCGCCAAGGACACCACGCTCAACATCCAGGAGACCGGCGAATTCGTGGTCAATCTGGTTGACGAGGCGCTGGCCGAAGCGATGAACATCTGCGCCACCGATTTCCCGGCCGAGGTGTCGGAGATCGCGGCCGCAGGGCTGACGACCGCGGCCTCCACCCTGGTCAAACCGCCGCGCATCGCGGAGGCGCCGGCCGCGCTGGAGTGCCGGCGCGAGGTGTCGCTCGCTTTCGGCCCGCAGCGCGAATTGCTGGTCGGCCGCGTCATGCATGTCCATGTCCGCGAGGACGTCATGAACGAGCGCTTCGACGTCGATATCGAGGCCTACAAGCCGATCGGCCGGCTCTACGGCAATCTCTATACGCGCCAGCACGACGTCTTCGCGTTGAACCGCGTGAGTTATGCCGACTGGCAAGCCAGCCAGGCCAACAAGAGGACCGGCTGA
- a CDS encoding DUF2155 domain-containing protein gives MLFVPRFALLTGLAVLPMIATSALAQLQLGPPPQQQQRPAQPGQPGQPQQLSPQAPRPPQQARPARPATPSDTPPSGQPDASRDQRRRALPGETVAPAPDETVIAPPRQRITNPTAVFSGLDKITGRIIAFDVAIDETVQFGALQVTPRVCYTRPPTETPQTTTFVEVDEVTLNGEVRRIYSGWMFAASPGLSGVEHAVYDVWLTDCKQSAPVIPGQAQSQPPATR, from the coding sequence ATGCTCTTTGTCCCGCGCTTCGCGCTCCTGACCGGTCTTGCCGTCCTGCCGATGATCGCCACGAGCGCTCTGGCGCAGCTGCAGCTGGGGCCGCCGCCGCAACAGCAGCAGCGCCCGGCCCAGCCGGGTCAGCCCGGCCAGCCCCAGCAGTTGAGCCCGCAGGCACCGCGCCCGCCGCAGCAGGCGCGGCCGGCCCGGCCGGCGACGCCCTCCGACACGCCACCGTCCGGCCAACCCGACGCGTCGCGCGACCAGCGCCGGCGTGCACTGCCCGGCGAGACCGTGGCACCGGCGCCGGACGAGACGGTGATCGCTCCGCCGCGGCAGCGCATCACCAATCCGACCGCGGTGTTTTCCGGCCTCGACAAGATCACCGGCCGGATCATCGCCTTCGACGTCGCGATCGACGAGACCGTGCAGTTCGGTGCGCTGCAGGTCACCCCCAGGGTCTGCTACACCCGGCCGCCAACCGAAACACCACAGACCACGACTTTCGTGGAGGTCGACGAGGTGACGCTGAACGGCGAGGTGCGGCGCATCTATTCCGGCTGGATGTTCGCCGCCAGCCCCGGCCTGTCGGGGGTCGAGCACGCCGTCTATGACGTCTGGCTGACCGACTGCAAGCAAAGCGCGCCGGTCATTCCGGGCCAGGCCCAGAGCCAGCCGCCAGCGACACGCTGA
- a CDS encoding NADH:ubiquinone oxidoreductase subunit NDUFA12: MKTFFLKFFTWWNSQTFGTQYTVWRYGVFVGEDEAGNKYYRSRYAKDPALGHERRWVVYKGLAEASAIPPGWWGWMHHKTETPPTEEAYEPRPWQKPHLQNMTGTAHAYRPPGSTLAGGKRPHATGDYEAWTPGR; the protein is encoded by the coding sequence ATGAAGACCTTCTTCCTCAAGTTCTTCACCTGGTGGAACAGCCAGACCTTCGGCACGCAATATACCGTGTGGCGTTACGGCGTGTTCGTCGGCGAGGACGAGGCCGGCAACAAATATTACCGCTCGCGCTACGCCAAGGATCCGGCGCTCGGCCATGAGCGGCGCTGGGTGGTCTACAAGGGCCTGGCGGAAGCGTCCGCGATTCCGCCGGGATGGTGGGGCTGGATGCACCACAAGACCGAGACGCCGCCGACCGAAGAGGCTTATGAGCCGCGGCCGTGGCAGAAGCCGCACCTGCAGAACATGACCGGCACGGCGCACGCCTATCGTCCGCCCGGCTCGACGCTTGCCGGCGGCAAGCGGCCGCATGCCACCGGTGACTACGAGGCCTGGACCCCGGGCCGGTGA
- a CDS encoding DUF2076 family protein translates to MNEQERDILAGLFDRLRSAEGQQRDPQVDAFIRERLAQQPGAVYAMLQSMYVSDQTIAEISRQSEEQQAQLRQLQAQVQQLQQQAAQPAPQQGSGGFLSGIFGSKPSVPSSAPRPMGGPPQGGPQGGPWGQPQGGPQGGGYGAPPPGAFGGPPPGGGYGAPPPQAMGQPGPWGGQPQQQQPPQRQGGGFLATAATAAVGVAGGMLAANAISSMMGGGSRAAQALGGTPATPAAGATPASSTPAAGSTQASADDKAASSPDSVTGSDGGYDKSGNQNADYGGDRNYDTASNNGSYDNASYDDGGDDFGGDDFSEDV, encoded by the coding sequence ATGAATGAACAAGAGCGCGACATTCTCGCCGGCCTGTTTGATCGCTTGAGGTCGGCCGAGGGGCAGCAGCGCGACCCGCAGGTCGACGCCTTCATCAGAGAGCGTCTGGCCCAGCAGCCCGGCGCCGTCTACGCCATGCTCCAATCCATGTATGTCTCCGACCAGACCATCGCCGAGATATCGCGGCAGAGCGAAGAACAGCAGGCGCAGCTGCGCCAATTGCAGGCCCAGGTTCAGCAGTTGCAGCAGCAGGCCGCTCAGCCCGCGCCACAGCAGGGTTCAGGCGGGTTCCTGTCGGGCATTTTCGGCTCCAAGCCGTCGGTCCCCTCGTCCGCGCCGCGCCCGATGGGCGGGCCGCCGCAAGGTGGACCGCAGGGTGGCCCCTGGGGCCAGCCGCAGGGTGGACCGCAGGGCGGTGGTTATGGTGCGCCGCCTCCCGGCGCTTTCGGCGGACCGCCTCCCGGTGGTGGCTATGGCGCCCCGCCGCCGCAGGCCATGGGTCAGCCCGGCCCCTGGGGCGGACAGCCGCAGCAGCAACAGCCGCCCCAGCGTCAGGGCGGCGGCTTCCTGGCGACGGCCGCCACCGCGGCGGTTGGCGTGGCCGGCGGCATGCTGGCTGCCAATGCCATTTCCAGCATGATGGGCGGCGGCTCGCGCGCGGCCCAGGCGCTCGGCGGCACGCCGGCAACGCCCGCCGCCGGTGCGACACCGGCCTCGTCGACACCCGCGGCCGGATCGACCCAGGCCTCAGCCGACGACAAAGCGGCCAGCTCGCCGGACAGCGTCACCGGCAGCGACGGCGGTTATGACAAGAGCGGCAACCAGAATGCCGATTACGGTGGCGACAGGAACTACGACACCGCGTCCAACAACGGCTCCTACGATAACGCCTCGTATGACGACGGCGGCGACGACTTCGGCGGCGACGATTTCAGCGAGGACGTCTGA
- a CDS encoding TorF family putative porin yields the protein MARMTILAGLMAATLAGPAFAADVAVPVAPAAPVSPWDFAFGAKAMSDYNFRGISQSARGPAFSAYGELRYNWLYGGAAFWTTKLPNAPVGEIDLYAGIRPVFGNLTLDLGVMYYLYTPERQFITDYVAGPAPVIVVPPTALAGIWTPKNTDFWEFYGKAGYDFTPQLNIGAAVYYAPNWLGTGASGTYAELNAKYKLPSDFAISGAIGHYWLGTTSFLPTGTNFNIKDYLYWNAGVSWTYKETVTLDLRYHGTNLNSTDCFATTSDYRGVFSGSGRSNWCGHSVVATLSVDLQWSKLPLR from the coding sequence ATGGCGCGTATGACCATCCTCGCCGGCCTGATGGCGGCGACCCTTGCAGGTCCGGCTTTCGCGGCCGACGTGGCAGTGCCGGTCGCCCCCGCGGCACCGGTCTCGCCCTGGGACTTCGCCTTCGGCGCCAAGGCGATGTCCGACTACAATTTCCGCGGCATCTCGCAGTCGGCACGCGGCCCCGCGTTCAGCGCCTATGGCGAGCTGCGCTACAACTGGCTCTATGGCGGCGCGGCGTTCTGGACCACCAAGCTGCCGAATGCGCCGGTCGGTGAAATCGACCTTTATGCCGGTATCCGCCCGGTGTTCGGCAACCTGACCCTCGATCTCGGTGTGATGTATTACCTCTACACGCCGGAGCGGCAGTTCATCACCGACTATGTCGCCGGGCCGGCGCCGGTCATCGTGGTGCCGCCGACCGCGCTTGCCGGCATCTGGACCCCGAAGAATACCGACTTCTGGGAATTCTACGGCAAGGCCGGTTATGATTTCACGCCGCAGCTGAATATCGGTGCCGCGGTCTATTATGCGCCGAACTGGCTCGGAACCGGCGCCTCCGGTACCTATGCCGAATTGAACGCCAAGTATAAACTGCCCAGCGATTTCGCCATCTCCGGCGCCATCGGCCACTACTGGCTCGGCACGACCAGCTTCCTGCCGACCGGCACCAACTTCAATATCAAGGACTATCTCTACTGGAATGCCGGCGTGTCCTGGACCTACAAGGAAACCGTCACGCTCGACCTGCGCTATCACGGCACCAACCTGAACTCGACCGATTGCTTTGCCACGACCAGCGACTATCGCGGCGTCTTCAGCGGTTCGGGGCGCTCCAACTGGTGCGGCCATTCGGTGGTCGCCACGCTGTCGGTCGACCTGCAATGGTCGAAGCTGCCGCTGCGCTGA